The Janthinobacterium lividum genome has a window encoding:
- a CDS encoding intradiol ring-cleavage dioxygenase, which translates to MDLYDHGLASDLEMMRRQAAERRQVLRWLLAGAATVPLMSCGGGSDASSTAASSGASTGTSGTATDATPATGACTVIPEETGGPYPADGTNTNGGSIINVLNQSGVVRSDIRASFNGATGVAAGVPLTIKLQLLNASGSCASLAGYAVYLWHCDREGLYSLYSSGVTAQNYLRGVQETDSAGNVGFTTIFPGCYAGRMPHVHFEVYPSLAKAASAANRLKTSQFTFPMATLNEAYTASGYTASVRNLAQISYATDNVFRDGTSLQMATVTGNATDGYVVTLTVAVNG; encoded by the coding sequence ATGGACTTATATGATCACGGCCTGGCATCCGACCTCGAAATGATGCGGCGACAGGCGGCCGAGCGGCGGCAAGTCCTGCGCTGGCTGCTGGCCGGCGCCGCCACCGTGCCGTTGATGAGTTGCGGTGGCGGGTCGGACGCCAGCAGCACCGCCGCGAGCAGCGGCGCCAGCACCGGCACATCCGGTACGGCTACGGACGCGACGCCGGCCACGGGCGCCTGCACGGTGATCCCCGAAGAAACGGGCGGGCCGTATCCGGCCGATGGCACGAATACGAATGGCGGCAGCATCATCAACGTGCTGAACCAGTCGGGCGTCGTGCGCAGCGATATCCGCGCCAGTTTTAATGGCGCCACCGGCGTGGCGGCAGGCGTGCCGCTCACCATCAAGTTGCAGCTGCTCAACGCCAGCGGCAGCTGCGCCAGCCTGGCCGGCTACGCCGTTTATCTATGGCATTGCGACCGCGAAGGCCTGTATTCGCTGTATTCGAGCGGCGTGACGGCACAAAATTATTTGCGCGGCGTGCAGGAAACGGACAGCGCTGGCAACGTCGGCTTCACGACCATCTTTCCCGGCTGCTACGCGGGACGCATGCCGCACGTACACTTCGAGGTCTATCCCAGCCTGGCCAAGGCGGCCAGCGCCGCGAACCGCCTCAAGACCTCGCAGTTCACCTTCCCGATGGCAACGTTAAACGAGGCCTACACGGCCAGCGGCTACACGGCCAGCGTGCGCAACCTGGCGCAGATCAGCTATGCCACCGACAATGTCTTCCGCGACGGCACCAGCCTGCAGATGGCCACGGTGACGGGTAATGCCACCGATGGTTATGTGGTGACCTTGACGGTGGCCGTGAACGGTTAG
- a CDS encoding DUF1501 domain-containing protein, producing MQNFPFSRRRFLGSMLSLAGTTATPFAMNLAAMGNAAAQSADDYKAMVCLFMAGGNDAFNTVLATDPTSWNEYSRLRNTGGADSIHLPGVGETGGVLPVVPATVQTGRAFALHPQLAPLKDLFDNGRAAIVANVGTLIQPATLAQYKAGSVALPPKLFSHNDQQSTWQSGSPEGASVGWGGRVADVAGSLNTNAMFTAISAAGNTVFLSGRQVRQFQVGQAGAVPIRGLSGNLYGSTGGASALQAIINDAGSDLIEQEHVAVAQRAISSQSILSGAMLAAGAGGVPNPPPYVNPNTGASGVNQLAVQLQTVARIIGGRGPLGAKRQVFYVTLGSFDTHDRQKELHGDLMARLAHALAYFDATLAALQGADVRRQVTTFTASDFGRTFSSNGDGTDHGWGAHHFVVGGAVKGRDIYGTFPVTGLGHALDVGSGALLPTTSVDQYGATLAKWFGVADSQLADVFPNIGNFSRRDLGFMTAS from the coding sequence ATGCAAAACTTCCCATTTTCCCGCCGCCGCTTCCTCGGTTCCATGCTGAGCCTGGCCGGCACCACGGCCACCCCCTTCGCCATGAACCTGGCCGCCATGGGTAACGCCGCCGCGCAATCGGCCGACGACTACAAGGCCATGGTCTGCCTGTTCATGGCAGGCGGCAACGACGCCTTCAACACGGTGCTGGCCACCGATCCCACGTCATGGAATGAATACTCGCGCCTGCGCAACACGGGCGGCGCCGATTCCATCCATCTGCCCGGCGTGGGCGAGACGGGCGGCGTCTTGCCAGTCGTGCCCGCTACCGTGCAAACCGGCCGCGCCTTCGCCCTGCACCCCCAACTGGCGCCGCTGAAAGACCTGTTCGATAATGGCCGCGCCGCCATCGTGGCCAATGTGGGCACCCTGATCCAGCCCGCCACCCTGGCGCAATACAAGGCGGGCAGCGTGGCCTTGCCACCCAAGCTGTTCTCGCACAACGACCAGCAATCGACGTGGCAATCGGGTTCGCCGGAAGGGGCCAGCGTGGGCTGGGGCGGCCGGGTGGCCGACGTGGCCGGCTCGCTCAATACGAATGCCATGTTCACGGCCATTTCCGCTGCGGGCAACACCGTCTTCCTCAGCGGGCGCCAGGTGCGCCAGTTCCAGGTGGGCCAGGCAGGCGCTGTGCCCATCCGTGGCCTGAGCGGCAACCTGTATGGCAGCACGGGCGGCGCGAGCGCACTGCAAGCCATCATCAACGATGCGGGCAGCGACCTGATCGAACAGGAACACGTGGCAGTCGCGCAGCGCGCCATTTCCAGCCAGAGCATCCTCAGCGGCGCCATGCTGGCAGCCGGCGCGGGCGGCGTGCCCAATCCCCCGCCCTATGTCAACCCGAACACGGGCGCGTCCGGCGTCAACCAGCTGGCCGTGCAATTGCAAACGGTGGCGCGCATCATCGGCGGACGCGGCCCCCTGGGGGCGAAACGGCAAGTGTTTTATGTAACCCTGGGCAGTTTCGACACGCATGACCGCCAAAAGGAACTGCATGGCGACCTGATGGCCCGCCTGGCCCATGCGCTGGCGTACTTCGACGCAACCCTGGCGGCCCTGCAGGGCGCCGACGTGCGGCGCCAGGTGACGACGTTTACGGCGTCGGACTTCGGCCGCACCTTCAGCAGCAATGGCGACGGCACGGATCACGGCTGGGGTGCGCACCACTTTGTCGTGGGCGGCGCCGTGAAGGGCCGCGACATCTACGGCACCTTCCCCGTCACGGGCCTGGGCCATGCGCTGGACGTGGGTTCCGGCGCCCTGCTGCCAACCACCTCCGTCGACCAGTACGGCGCCACCTTGGCCAAGTGGTTCGGCGTGGCCGACAGCCAGCTGGCCGACGTGTTCCCGAATATCGGCAACTTCAGCCGGCGCGACCTGGGTTTCATGACGGCAAGCTAA
- a CDS encoding DUF1800 domain-containing protein, giving the protein MTDPTLRRLLAITLFSLLTACGGGGDSKTGSTQNPDVSVVPPATTAPGDPQAPGTAAPGDTIPPPPLTTPPAGQTATFTRQEASRFLGRATFGPDMAAIDALAASDSDAWFRAQFSKPQTLHRKYIDAMLAAQAAGGQQVGFTGVYETFWQQGIRGEDQLRQRMAFALSEIFVISMQNESVRPQVRGVASYYDMLGQHAFGNFRDLLQGVALHPMMGLYLSHLRNQKESATRTPDENFAREVMQLFTIGLYQLNPDGSLKLSGGKPIDTYTRDDVAGLARVFTGWSWAGPDQSATRFYGETTDPDRDWKPMQNYAAYHSSGDKRFLGQSISGASSGQADLKLALDTLFNHPNTGPFFARQLIQRLVSSNPSPAYVGRVAASFANNGSGVRGDMQAVIRAVLLDPEALAPSGTTLRTGKLREPLLRLAGWMRAFNAKPAGGSYSLYYLDDPLSGLGQSPLNPSSVFSFFRPAYTPPNSALASAGLVAPELQITAEPSVTGYLNFMQEAINSGVGEGNEVKPDYTRELALASDTGALLDRVDLLMMHGSMPARLRGQILTAVNGISIPAATANNATQVATAQARRVKLAIFLTMASPAYLVQK; this is encoded by the coding sequence ATGACTGACCCTACTTTGCGCCGTTTGCTGGCCATTACCTTGTTCAGCCTGCTTACCGCCTGCGGCGGTGGCGGCGACAGCAAGACCGGCTCCACCCAGAATCCGGACGTCTCGGTCGTGCCGCCAGCGACCACCGCCCCCGGCGATCCGCAAGCCCCCGGTACGGCCGCGCCTGGCGACACCATTCCGCCACCACCCCTGACCACGCCCCCGGCCGGCCAGACAGCGACCTTTACGCGCCAGGAAGCGTCGCGCTTCCTGGGCCGCGCCACGTTCGGACCGGACATGGCGGCCATCGACGCGCTGGCCGCCAGCGATAGCGACGCCTGGTTCCGTGCGCAGTTTTCCAAGCCACAAACCTTGCATCGAAAATATATCGACGCCATGCTGGCAGCGCAGGCCGCCGGCGGGCAACAAGTGGGTTTTACGGGAGTGTATGAAACCTTCTGGCAGCAGGGCATCCGCGGCGAGGATCAATTGCGCCAGCGCATGGCCTTTGCCCTGTCCGAGATTTTCGTTATTTCCATGCAGAATGAGTCCGTGCGGCCGCAGGTGCGTGGCGTGGCCAGTTACTACGACATGTTGGGCCAGCATGCTTTTGGCAACTTCCGTGACCTGCTGCAAGGCGTGGCCCTGCATCCGATGATGGGACTGTACCTGTCCCACCTGCGCAACCAGAAGGAATCGGCGACGCGCACGCCCGATGAAAACTTCGCCCGCGAAGTGATGCAACTGTTTACCATAGGCTTGTACCAGCTGAATCCGGACGGCAGCCTGAAACTGTCCGGTGGCAAGCCCATCGACACCTACACGCGCGACGACGTGGCGGGCCTGGCTCGCGTCTTTACGGGCTGGAGCTGGGCCGGCCCGGACCAGAGCGCCACGCGCTTCTATGGCGAGACGACCGATCCCGACCGCGACTGGAAGCCGATGCAGAACTACGCGGCCTATCATTCCAGCGGCGACAAGCGTTTCCTGGGCCAGAGCATCTCCGGCGCCAGCAGCGGTCAGGCCGACCTGAAACTGGCGCTCGATACCCTGTTCAATCATCCCAATACGGGACCGTTCTTTGCCCGCCAGCTGATCCAGCGCCTGGTCAGCAGCAATCCCAGCCCCGCCTACGTGGGCCGCGTTGCCGCCTCGTTTGCCAACAATGGCAGTGGCGTGCGCGGCGACATGCAAGCCGTGATTCGTGCCGTGCTGCTCGACCCGGAGGCGCTGGCCCCAAGCGGCACCACTTTGCGCACAGGCAAGCTGCGCGAGCCACTGCTGCGCCTGGCTGGCTGGATGCGCGCCTTCAACGCCAAGCCGGCCGGCGGCAGCTACAGCCTCTATTACCTCGACGATCCTTTGAGCGGCCTGGGACAGAGTCCCTTGAATCCGTCTTCCGTCTTCAGTTTTTTCCGCCCCGCCTATACGCCGCCCAACTCCGCCCTTGCCAGCGCGGGCCTGGTGGCGCCGGAACTGCAAATCACGGCTGAACCGTCGGTGACGGGCTACCTGAACTTCATGCAAGAAGCCATCAATAGCGGTGTGGGCGAGGGCAATGAGGTCAAGCCCGACTACACGCGCGAACTGGCGCTGGCCAGCGACACGGGCGCCCTGCTCGACCGCGTCGACCTGCTCATGATGCATGGCAGCATGCCCGCCAGGCTGCGCGGCCAAATCCTGACCGCCGTCAATGGCATCAGCATCCCCGCAGCCACGGCCAACAATGCCACACAGGTAGCCACCGCCCAGGCCCGCCGCGTCAAGCTGGCCATTTTCCTGACCATGGCCTCGCCGGCCTACCTGGTACAAAAGTAA